Proteins encoded in a region of the Nitrospinota bacterium genome:
- the lexA gene encoding transcriptional repressor LexA, giving the protein MSMLTRRQREILDFITDFRSAHGYAPSIEEIGRAFGLSSPATVHKHLTNLEAKGLIRRYAHRSRAIEVLEELTPRIEAVEVPLVGLIAAGEPLEAVEVAETIAVPPDLIGRGRTFVLRVRGSSMMDEHILDGDYVIVEERSEARDGEVVVALLEGEEATLKRLFHEIDHIRLQPANPAMAPIRVRAEDLQIQGVVIGVLRKYR; this is encoded by the coding sequence ATGTCAATGCTCACCCGCCGCCAGCGGGAGATTCTCGACTTCATCACAGACTTCCGCTCTGCCCACGGCTACGCCCCCAGCATAGAGGAAATCGGCCGCGCCTTCGGGCTCTCCTCGCCCGCCACGGTGCACAAGCACCTAACCAACCTCGAGGCCAAGGGGCTCATCCGACGCTACGCCCACCGGAGCCGGGCCATCGAGGTACTTGAGGAGCTGACACCAAGGATCGAGGCGGTGGAGGTGCCCCTCGTGGGCCTCATCGCCGCAGGCGAACCGCTTGAGGCCGTCGAAGTGGCCGAGACCATCGCCGTGCCGCCCGACCTTATCGGCCGGGGCCGAACCTTTGTGCTCCGCGTCCGGGGGAGCTCCATGATGGACGAGCACATCCTCGACGGCGACTACGTCATCGTCGAGGAGCGGAGCGAGGCCCGCGACGGCGAGGTGGTGGTGGCCCTGCTGGAGGGCGAGGAGGCGACCCTGAAGCGGCTCTTCCACGAAATCGACCACATCCGCCTACAGCCTGCCAATCCCGCGATGGCGCCCATACGGGTCCGGGCCGAGGACCTCCAGATTCAGGGCGTTGTTATCGGAGTCTTGCGGAAGTACCGTTAG